The following are encoded together in the Geobacter sulfurreducens PCA genome:
- the lon gene encoding endopeptidase La, producing the protein MSVDHSIESLERGDLQRFPLLPLRDIVVFPHMVVPLFVGRERSISALEAAMNGNRMIFLAAQRNAKTEDPRQEDIYTTGTISQIIQLLKLPDGTVKVLVEGKQRGSLVSFLPNPDYFMAEIQPYLESLEANPELEALIRSTKSVFEGYVKLTKGIPQEVVSAVGGIVEPGKLADTLAPHLNLKLSDKQLLLGIMTPHERLEKLLSFMEAELEILQLENKIRTRVKKQMEKNQKEYYLNEQMRAIQKELGTKDDFRQELLELENKATKGKLSKEARQKALAELKKLKLMSPASAEAAVVRNYVDWLVSLPWAKMTREKHDIIGAEEVLNADHYGLEKVKERILEYLSVQALVKKLKGPILCLVGPPGVGKTSLARSIATATGRHFVKMSLGGMRDEAEIRGHRRTYVGAMPGKIIQNLKKAGSNNPVFLLDEIDKMSSDFRGDPASALLEVLDPEQNAHFSDHFLDVEYDLSHVMFIATANSTHSIPRPLLDRMEVIRLEGYTEHEKLAIAERYLVGKQMAANGLSEQQISISGKAVSEIIRYYTREAGVRNLERDIATLCRKAAHRVVKGEKKKIVIQPKNLSGFLGPRKYRIGTAEDKDAPGYATGLAWTEVGGDLLTIEVAIVPGTGKLLITGKLGEVMQESAQAAMTYVRSRAQILGIDKEFHKKADIHIHVPEGAIPKDGPSAGITMATAIVSALTGRPVRHDLAMTGEITLRGNVLAIGGLKEKLLAAGRGGISTVVIPEENKKDLAEIPREVTVGLTIVPARHMDEVLSRALLAEGVSSGAPYLASEGHPAISEQETVTAH; encoded by the coding sequence ATGAGCGTCGACCATAGTATAGAAAGCCTGGAAAGAGGGGATCTGCAAAGATTCCCTCTTTTACCGTTAAGGGACATTGTTGTTTTTCCGCACATGGTAGTTCCTCTTTTTGTGGGGCGAGAGCGTTCGATCTCTGCCCTTGAGGCGGCCATGAACGGCAACAGGATGATTTTTCTCGCCGCACAGAGAAATGCCAAAACGGAAGATCCCCGCCAGGAGGATATCTACACAACTGGTACCATCTCACAGATCATACAACTGCTGAAGCTCCCCGACGGTACAGTCAAGGTGTTGGTGGAGGGCAAGCAGCGGGGCAGTCTTGTCTCCTTTCTACCTAACCCCGACTACTTCATGGCTGAAATACAGCCGTATCTTGAGTCTCTTGAAGCAAACCCCGAACTTGAAGCCCTTATTCGGAGCACCAAATCGGTGTTTGAAGGCTATGTGAAGCTGACCAAGGGCATTCCGCAGGAAGTGGTCAGTGCTGTTGGGGGAATTGTTGAGCCCGGCAAGCTTGCCGATACGCTGGCACCCCATCTTAATCTCAAGCTTTCCGACAAGCAGCTGCTACTTGGTATAATGACTCCCCATGAGCGACTGGAGAAGCTCTTGTCTTTCATGGAGGCCGAATTGGAGATTCTCCAACTGGAGAATAAAATCCGGACCCGTGTCAAGAAGCAGATGGAGAAGAACCAGAAAGAATATTATCTGAACGAGCAGATGCGAGCCATCCAGAAGGAGTTGGGAACCAAAGACGACTTCAGGCAGGAACTCCTTGAACTGGAGAACAAGGCAACCAAAGGGAAGTTGTCCAAGGAAGCCCGACAAAAGGCCCTTGCAGAACTCAAAAAACTGAAGCTCATGTCGCCTGCGTCTGCCGAAGCTGCTGTGGTGAGAAACTACGTCGACTGGCTTGTATCACTTCCGTGGGCGAAGATGACTCGCGAAAAGCATGACATCATCGGCGCTGAAGAGGTTTTGAACGCTGACCATTACGGTCTTGAAAAGGTCAAGGAGCGTATATTGGAGTATCTCTCCGTCCAGGCGCTCGTTAAGAAGTTGAAGGGACCTATTCTCTGTCTGGTTGGTCCCCCCGGGGTGGGTAAAACTTCACTTGCCCGATCAATCGCCACGGCAACCGGTCGTCATTTTGTCAAAATGTCGCTCGGTGGAATGCGTGACGAAGCGGAGATCCGGGGCCACCGCCGTACCTATGTTGGAGCCATGCCCGGCAAGATCATCCAGAACCTCAAAAAGGCGGGAAGTAACAACCCTGTATTTTTGCTGGACGAGATTGACAAAATGAGCTCCGATTTCAGGGGTGATCCGGCGTCGGCACTGCTTGAGGTTCTCGACCCGGAGCAGAATGCCCATTTCAGCGATCATTTTCTTGATGTGGAGTATGATCTTTCCCACGTCATGTTCATTGCCACGGCCAACTCGACGCATTCGATTCCCCGTCCCCTGCTCGACCGGATGGAGGTGATTCGCCTTGAGGGCTACACCGAGCATGAAAAACTTGCTATTGCCGAGCGCTATCTCGTTGGTAAACAGATGGCAGCCAATGGGCTTTCTGAACAACAGATCAGCATCTCCGGAAAGGCGGTCAGTGAAATAATTCGCTATTACACCCGCGAGGCTGGCGTGCGCAATCTGGAGCGCGATATTGCGACGCTCTGTCGCAAGGCGGCTCATCGTGTGGTCAAGGGCGAGAAAAAGAAGATTGTAATTCAGCCCAAGAATCTGTCTGGGTTCCTGGGGCCTCGCAAGTACCGGATCGGGACGGCAGAGGACAAAGATGCTCCCGGCTACGCAACGGGTCTTGCCTGGACCGAAGTCGGCGGGGACCTGCTTACCATTGAGGTGGCGATTGTGCCCGGCACCGGAAAGCTCCTCATTACCGGGAAGCTGGGGGAGGTCATGCAGGAGTCGGCACAGGCGGCCATGACCTATGTGCGTTCGCGGGCGCAGATCCTGGGTATTGATAAAGAGTTTCACAAGAAGGCGGACATACATATTCACGTGCCGGAAGGAGCAATCCCCAAGGATGGCCCCTCGGCCGGCATTACCATGGCTACGGCGATAGTGTCTGCTCTAACTGGCCGGCCGGTTCGGCACGATCTTGCCATGACGGGTGAGATTACTCTCCGCGGTAATGTGCTTGCCATCGGGGGCCTCAAGGAAAAACTCCTGGCCGCGGGGCGAGGTGGAATTTCCACGGTTGTCATCCCAGAGGAAAATAAAAAGGATCTGGCGGAAATCCCACGGGAGGTTACGGTGGGGCTTACTATCGTTCCAGCCCGTCATATGGACGAAGTGCTTTCCCGGGCGCTCTTGGCTGAAGGCGTTTCAAGTGGAGCTCCCTACCTCGCCTCGGAGGGGCATCCGGCGATATCTGAACAGGAAACCGTTACTGCCCACTGA
- a CDS encoding 6-bladed beta-propeller, whose protein sequence is MRLSRGVFLLLLLLALASPLMIVGCGGPSFLPAASLRDPSVDMAWPPAPNPARIRFLREISGPEQVKAEPGAIARFLEFVTGEQFKHVPFVTPYGVVSDGGTLLFVSDSSSGVVHRIDLARQKVSYIVRAGDEFLSSPVGLALSPSGDLYVSDSVNAKVYVFSRDGEFLRVLADGQVDFKRPAGLAVNSKGVLFVVDVLAHKLKVFNVSGRFLGDFPPDDIGGKLNLPSHVAVDKDDKVYVTDALNFTVKVYDSAGRYLRSIGEIGDAPGSFARPRGVAVDSDLNVYVIDAAFDNFQIFNQEGQLLLFVGKPGKKSGEFYMPSGIHIDRNDRIFISDSYNRRVQVFEYLKEENR, encoded by the coding sequence ATGAGACTAAGCCGTGGCGTATTCCTTCTTCTATTGTTGCTCGCGCTAGCATCACCATTGATGATCGTTGGGTGCGGCGGTCCGTCGTTCTTGCCCGCCGCCTCATTGCGAGACCCATCGGTGGATATGGCTTGGCCTCCTGCTCCTAATCCGGCCCGGATACGATTTCTTCGTGAAATTTCCGGGCCGGAGCAGGTTAAGGCTGAACCAGGAGCAATAGCCCGTTTTCTTGAGTTTGTTACCGGCGAGCAGTTCAAGCATGTTCCCTTTGTAACTCCCTACGGGGTTGTCTCGGATGGCGGAACGCTTTTGTTTGTTTCCGATTCCTCGTCTGGTGTCGTTCATCGCATCGATCTGGCGCGGCAAAAGGTTTCCTATATTGTTCGGGCTGGCGATGAGTTCCTCTCAAGCCCGGTCGGACTCGCCCTCTCCCCTTCAGGTGATCTGTACGTCAGCGATTCGGTCAATGCCAAAGTGTACGTTTTTTCCCGTGACGGAGAGTTTTTGCGTGTCCTGGCTGATGGCCAGGTCGACTTCAAGAGACCGGCCGGTTTGGCCGTGAACAGTAAAGGCGTTCTTTTTGTTGTTGATGTGTTGGCACATAAATTGAAAGTTTTTAACGTGAGTGGGCGTTTCTTGGGAGATTTCCCCCCTGATGATATTGGGGGTAAATTAAACCTTCCCTCCCATGTGGCCGTTGATAAGGACGATAAAGTCTATGTTACCGATGCCTTGAATTTTACGGTCAAGGTGTATGATTCAGCCGGTCGCTATCTCCGAAGTATCGGTGAAATAGGAGATGCTCCCGGTTCTTTCGCGAGGCCCCGTGGCGTTGCAGTCGACAGTGACCTCAATGTGTACGTGATCGATGCCGCGTTTGACAATTTTCAGATTTTTAATCAGGAGGGGCAATTGCTCCTTTTCGTTGGAAAACCCGGCAAGAAAAGCGGTGAGTTTTACATGCCGAGCGGCATTCATATCGATCGCAACGATCGAATCTTCATCTCTGATTCGTACAACCGGCGGGTCCAGGTATTCGAATACCTGAAAGAGGAAAATCGATGA
- a CDS encoding polyprenol monophosphomannose synthase has protein sequence MRTVVVIPTYNERDTIERLINDVLAQDKDIHVLVVDDNSPDGTGEIVDRLSEGKGRVHVLHRPGKMGLGSAYRQGFAAALAMDADFIVEMDADYSHDPATLPRFLEAMEGCDLVIGSRYLNGISVVNWPLRRLMLSYFANWYTRLITGLRIMDCTSGFKCFRRRVIESIDMSTIRSDGYSFQIEMNYRCVEKGFQVREIPIIFIDRRSGSSKMSKKIVREAVFMVWKLKLGSVFGALFR, from the coding sequence TTGAGAACCGTTGTCGTCATTCCGACGTACAATGAGCGTGATACGATCGAGCGACTGATCAACGACGTGCTGGCGCAGGACAAGGACATTCACGTGCTGGTCGTGGACGACAACTCCCCGGACGGCACTGGAGAGATTGTAGACCGGTTGTCCGAGGGGAAGGGACGGGTTCATGTGCTGCACCGTCCAGGCAAGATGGGCCTTGGCTCGGCGTATCGCCAGGGCTTCGCCGCGGCACTTGCCATGGACGCCGACTTCATTGTCGAAATGGATGCCGATTATTCTCATGACCCGGCAACACTGCCACGGTTCCTGGAGGCCATGGAGGGGTGTGACCTGGTCATCGGCTCTCGATATCTGAACGGCATCAGCGTGGTCAACTGGCCTCTCCGTCGGCTCATGCTGAGTTATTTCGCTAACTGGTACACGAGATTGATCACCGGCTTGCGCATCATGGATTGCACAAGCGGGTTCAAATGTTTTCGCCGTAGGGTGATCGAATCGATCGATATGAGCACTATTCGCTCTGACGGTTACTCGTTTCAGATTGAAATGAACTATCGGTGCGTGGAAAAAGGTTTTCAGGTTAGGGAAATCCCAATCATCTTCATCGACCGGCGTTCGGGCAGCTCAAAAATGTCCAAGAAAATTGTACGTGAAGCCGTGTTCATGGTGTGGAAACTCAAGCTCGGCTCTGTTTTCGGGGCGTTGTTCCGCTAG
- a CDS encoding cytochrome c: MMTRIFWVMFVTALVMGSARLNYGAPGPKFTDSGGGNKHNLSYSNTNVNFKATNSTDMRARQICIFCHTPHNARPQTTLWNRSDTTQSFGHYSSSSLSLHLDATARTASDYAAEPNGSSRLCLSCHDGVTALGAVLAGVPIEVNGSMYTKMTGDHVFDRAKITNSHHPVSFKYTAEVVARLKTLENPVSDYWLPADAPSQESPGAPGTNKARQFVRLDKEKRMQCTTCHDPHQSQFYDTNTPPLTPFWAYDGRGLSTVNADTVHDEVCYACHSFKTPNP, from the coding sequence ATGATGACGAGGATCTTTTGGGTCATGTTCGTGACAGCGCTCGTCATGGGCAGTGCCCGCCTGAATTACGGGGCACCCGGGCCCAAATTTACCGATTCAGGTGGCGGAAACAAGCATAACCTTTCCTATTCCAACACAAACGTTAATTTCAAAGCTACCAATTCAACCGATATGCGGGCCAGGCAGATCTGTATCTTTTGTCACACGCCCCATAATGCACGCCCGCAGACCACGCTCTGGAACCGCAGCGACACAACCCAGAGTTTCGGCCACTATTCATCGAGCAGCTTGTCTCTCCACCTGGATGCAACCGCCCGCACGGCCAGCGATTATGCTGCGGAGCCCAATGGCTCATCCAGACTTTGCCTCAGCTGCCACGACGGGGTCACGGCTCTTGGGGCCGTGCTTGCCGGGGTACCGATCGAGGTCAACGGCAGCATGTACACGAAGATGACCGGCGACCATGTCTTTGATCGCGCCAAGATAACCAATTCACATCACCCGGTTTCATTCAAGTACACCGCAGAAGTGGTTGCACGCCTAAAAACTCTGGAAAATCCGGTATCAGATTACTGGTTGCCGGCCGACGCTCCGTCCCAGGAAAGCCCGGGCGCGCCCGGTACCAACAAGGCCAGGCAATTCGTCAGACTTGACAAGGAAAAGCGCATGCAGTGCACCACCTGTCATGATCCTCATCAGAGTCAGTTTTACGACACAAATACCCCCCCGTTGACACCGTTTTGGGCCTATGACGGACGGGGGCTATCAACCGTGAATGCCGATACCGTTCACGATGAAGTCTGCTACGCATGCCACAGTTTCAAGACGCCAAATCCTTAG